From Ailuropoda melanoleuca isolate Jingjing chromosome 8, ASM200744v2, whole genome shotgun sequence, a single genomic window includes:
- the MSTO1 gene encoding protein misato homolog 1 isoform X2 — MAGGAREVLTLQLGHFSGFVGAHWWNQQDAALCAPTDAKEPPGELCPDVLYRAGRTPHGQETYTPRLILMDLKGSLSSLKQEGGLYGDRQLDAAIAWQGKLTTHKEELYPQNPYLQDLLSAEGVLSSDGIWRVKSIPNGKGPPPLTAAIAPKLLIPTESSIRVWSDFLRVHLHPRSICMIQKYNHDGEAGRLEAFGQGESILKEPRYLEELEDRLHFYVEECDYLQGFQILCDLHNGFSGVGAKATELLQDEYSGRGIITWGLLPGPYSLGEPQKNIYRLLNTAFGLVHMSAHSSLVCPLSLGGSLGLRPEPPVTFPHLHYDATLPFHCAAILATALDTVTVPYRLRSSPVSMVHLADMLNFSGKKVVTAAATVPFPLVPGQSLPDALVQLGGATAWTPLSACGDPSGTRCFAQSVVLRGLDRACHTSQLAPGTPLPSPLHACSTGEDVLAQYLQQQQPRVRSSAHLLLAPCKVAPPYPCLFSPSLSRHGLVLDGPPSGAGTWAANVQGRCHSMPAQRKALKSTAVESIPVLGALCSSSTLSRTLGDLARDLSKLDVRRWASFMDAGVEQGDVDEALQELGSLAQCYQGGDGLVD, encoded by the exons ATGGCGGGCGGGGCCCGGGAGGTGCTCACGCTGCAGTTGGGCCACTTCTCGGGTTTCGTGGGAGCGCACTGGTGGAACCAGCAG gatgctgcgcTGTGCGCCCCGACCGATGCCAAGGAGCCGCCCGGGGAGCTGTGCCCCGACGTCCTGTACCGGGCCGGCCGGACGCCGCACGGCCAGGAGACCTACACGCCCAGACTCATCCTCATGGATCTGAAGG GAAGTCTGAGCTCCCTAAAACAAGAAGGTGGCCTCTACGGGGACAGACAGCTAGATGCAGCGATAGCATG GCAGGGAAAGCTCACCACACACAAAGAGGAACTCTATCCCCAAAACCCTTACCTTCAGGACCTTCTGAGTGCGGAG GGAGTGCTGAGTAGTGATGGTATCTGGAGGGTCAAATCCATTCCCAATGGCAAAG GTCCCCCACCACTCACCGCTGCTATAGCCCCCAAACTACTTATCCCCACAGAGAGCAGCATCAGGGTTTGGTCAGATTTCCTCCGCGTCCACCTCCATCCCCGGAGCATCTGTATGATTCAGAAGTACAACCACGATGG GGAAGCAGGTCGCCTGGAGGCTTTTGGCCAAGGTGAGAGTATCCTGAAGGAGCCCAGGTACCTGGAAGAGCTGGAGGACAGACTGCATTTCTACGTGGAGGAATGTGACTACCTGCAG GGTTTCCAGATCCTATGTGACCTGCACAATGGCTTCTCTGGGGTAGGCGCAAAGGCCACAGAGTTGCTACAGGACGAGTATTCAGGGCGGGGCATAATAACCTGGGGCCTGCTCCCTGGTCCCTACAGTCTTGGG gagccccagaaaaaCATCTATCGTCTGCTGAACACAGCTTTCGGCCTGGTGCACATGTCTGCTCACAGCTCTCTGGTCTGCCCCTTGTCATTGGGCGGGAGCCTGGGGCTGCGACCTGAGCCTCCAGTCACCTTCCCTCACCTGCATTATGAC GCCACTCTGCCCTTCCACTGTGCTGCCATTCTGGCTACAGCCCTGGACACAGTCACTGTTCCTTACCGCCTACGTTCCTCACCAGTTTCCATGGTTCATCTGGCTGATATGCTGAACTTCTCTGGAAAAAAG GTGGTGACAGCGGCAGCAACTGTCCCCTTCCCCTTGGTCCCAGGCCAGTCCCTTCCTGATGCCCTGGTGCAGCTTGGAGGAGCCACGGCATGGACCCCACTGTCTGCATGTGGGGATCCTTCTGGAACACGCTGCTTTGCCCAGTCAGTGGTGCTGAGGGGTCTAGACAGAGCATGCCACACCAG TCAGCTCGCCCCAGGGACACCTCTGCCTTCGCCACTCCATGCCTGCAGCACTGGGGAAGACGTCTTGGCCCAGTACttacagcagcagcagcccagaGTCAGGAG CTCTGCCCACCTGCTGCTGGCACCCTGCAAGGTGGCTCCTCCGTAcccctgcctcttctccccaAGCCTCAGCCGGCACGGTTTGGTTCTGGATGGCCCGCCATCTGGGGCAGGTACGTGGGCGGCGAACGTACAGGGGAGATGTCACTCTATGCCTGCCCAGAGGAAGGCACTGAAGTCCACAG CCGTGGAGAGCATCCCAGTGCTTGgggccctctgctcctcttccacCTTGAGCCGGACCCTCGGAGACTTGGCTAGAGATCTCAGCAAACTGGATGTGCGGCGCTGGGCCAGCTTCATGGATGCCGGAGTGGAGCAGGGAGACGTGGACGAGGCGTTGCAGGAGCTGGGCAGTCTGGCCCAGTGCTACCAGGGTGGGGACGGGCTCGTGGACTAA
- the MSTO1 gene encoding protein misato homolog 1 isoform X3: protein MAGGAREVLTLQLGHFSGFVGAHWWNQQDAALCAPTDAKEPPGELCPDVLYRAGRTPHGQETYTPRLILMDLKGSLSSLKQEGGLYGDRQLDAAIAWQGKLTTHKEELYPQNPYLQDLLSAEGVLSSDGIWRVKSIPNGKGPPPLTAAIAPKLLIPTESSIRVWSDFLRVHLHPRSICMIQKYNHDGEAGRLEAFGQGESILKEPRYLEELEDRLHFYVEECDYLQGFQILCDLHNGFSGVGAKATELLQDEYSGRGIITWGLLPGPYSLGEPQKNIYRLLNTAFGLVHMSAHSSLVCPLSLGGSLGLRPEPPVTFPHLHYDATLPFHCAAILATALDTVTVPYRLRSSPVSMVHLADMLNFSGKKVVTAAATVPFPLVPGQSLPDALVQLGGATAWTPLSACGDPSGTRCFAQSVVLRGLDRACHTSQLAPGTPLPSPLHACSTGEDVLAQYLQQQQPRVRSSAHLLLAPCKVAPPYPCLFSPSLSRHGLVLDGPPSGAAVESIPVLGALCSSSTLSRTLGDLARDLSKLDVRRWASFMDAGVEQGDVDEALQELGSLAQCYQGGDGLVD from the exons ATGGCGGGCGGGGCCCGGGAGGTGCTCACGCTGCAGTTGGGCCACTTCTCGGGTTTCGTGGGAGCGCACTGGTGGAACCAGCAG gatgctgcgcTGTGCGCCCCGACCGATGCCAAGGAGCCGCCCGGGGAGCTGTGCCCCGACGTCCTGTACCGGGCCGGCCGGACGCCGCACGGCCAGGAGACCTACACGCCCAGACTCATCCTCATGGATCTGAAGG GAAGTCTGAGCTCCCTAAAACAAGAAGGTGGCCTCTACGGGGACAGACAGCTAGATGCAGCGATAGCATG GCAGGGAAAGCTCACCACACACAAAGAGGAACTCTATCCCCAAAACCCTTACCTTCAGGACCTTCTGAGTGCGGAG GGAGTGCTGAGTAGTGATGGTATCTGGAGGGTCAAATCCATTCCCAATGGCAAAG GTCCCCCACCACTCACCGCTGCTATAGCCCCCAAACTACTTATCCCCACAGAGAGCAGCATCAGGGTTTGGTCAGATTTCCTCCGCGTCCACCTCCATCCCCGGAGCATCTGTATGATTCAGAAGTACAACCACGATGG GGAAGCAGGTCGCCTGGAGGCTTTTGGCCAAGGTGAGAGTATCCTGAAGGAGCCCAGGTACCTGGAAGAGCTGGAGGACAGACTGCATTTCTACGTGGAGGAATGTGACTACCTGCAG GGTTTCCAGATCCTATGTGACCTGCACAATGGCTTCTCTGGGGTAGGCGCAAAGGCCACAGAGTTGCTACAGGACGAGTATTCAGGGCGGGGCATAATAACCTGGGGCCTGCTCCCTGGTCCCTACAGTCTTGGG gagccccagaaaaaCATCTATCGTCTGCTGAACACAGCTTTCGGCCTGGTGCACATGTCTGCTCACAGCTCTCTGGTCTGCCCCTTGTCATTGGGCGGGAGCCTGGGGCTGCGACCTGAGCCTCCAGTCACCTTCCCTCACCTGCATTATGAC GCCACTCTGCCCTTCCACTGTGCTGCCATTCTGGCTACAGCCCTGGACACAGTCACTGTTCCTTACCGCCTACGTTCCTCACCAGTTTCCATGGTTCATCTGGCTGATATGCTGAACTTCTCTGGAAAAAAG GTGGTGACAGCGGCAGCAACTGTCCCCTTCCCCTTGGTCCCAGGCCAGTCCCTTCCTGATGCCCTGGTGCAGCTTGGAGGAGCCACGGCATGGACCCCACTGTCTGCATGTGGGGATCCTTCTGGAACACGCTGCTTTGCCCAGTCAGTGGTGCTGAGGGGTCTAGACAGAGCATGCCACACCAG TCAGCTCGCCCCAGGGACACCTCTGCCTTCGCCACTCCATGCCTGCAGCACTGGGGAAGACGTCTTGGCCCAGTACttacagcagcagcagcccagaGTCAGGAG CTCTGCCCACCTGCTGCTGGCACCCTGCAAGGTGGCTCCTCCGTAcccctgcctcttctccccaAGCCTCAGCCGGCACGGTTTGGTTCTGGATGGCCCGCCATCTGGGGCAG CCGTGGAGAGCATCCCAGTGCTTGgggccctctgctcctcttccacCTTGAGCCGGACCCTCGGAGACTTGGCTAGAGATCTCAGCAAACTGGATGTGCGGCGCTGGGCCAGCTTCATGGATGCCGGAGTGGAGCAGGGAGACGTGGACGAGGCGTTGCAGGAGCTGGGCAGTCTGGCCCAGTGCTACCAGGGTGGGGACGGGCTCGTGGACTAA
- the MSTO1 gene encoding protein misato homolog 1 isoform X4, translating to MAGRLEAFGQGESILKEPRYLEELEDRLHFYVEECDYLQGFQILCDLHNGFSGVGAKATELLQDEYSGRGIITWGLLPGPYSLGEPQKNIYRLLNTAFGLVHMSAHSSLVCPLSLGGSLGLRPEPPVTFPHLHYDATLPFHCAAILATALDTVTVPYRLRSSPVSMVHLADMLNFSGKKVVTAAATVPFPLVPGQSLPDALVQLGGATAWTPLSACGDPSGTRCFAQSVVLRGLDRACHTSQLAPGTPLPSPLHACSTGEDVLAQYLQQQQPRVRSSAHLLLAPCKVAPPYPCLFSPSLSRHGLVLDGPPSGAGTWAANVQGRCHSMPAQRKALKSTGKHPFIHLMAPEGSGLPLEHWPAKETAHRIHGVHAPARSVWAAEPKVGTPLAGSPFSPSIAVESIPVLGALCSSSTLSRTLGDLARDLSKLDVRRWASFMDAGVEQGDVDEALQELGSLAQCYQGGDGLVD from the exons ATGG CAGGTCGCCTGGAGGCTTTTGGCCAAGGTGAGAGTATCCTGAAGGAGCCCAGGTACCTGGAAGAGCTGGAGGACAGACTGCATTTCTACGTGGAGGAATGTGACTACCTGCAG GGTTTCCAGATCCTATGTGACCTGCACAATGGCTTCTCTGGGGTAGGCGCAAAGGCCACAGAGTTGCTACAGGACGAGTATTCAGGGCGGGGCATAATAACCTGGGGCCTGCTCCCTGGTCCCTACAGTCTTGGG gagccccagaaaaaCATCTATCGTCTGCTGAACACAGCTTTCGGCCTGGTGCACATGTCTGCTCACAGCTCTCTGGTCTGCCCCTTGTCATTGGGCGGGAGCCTGGGGCTGCGACCTGAGCCTCCAGTCACCTTCCCTCACCTGCATTATGAC GCCACTCTGCCCTTCCACTGTGCTGCCATTCTGGCTACAGCCCTGGACACAGTCACTGTTCCTTACCGCCTACGTTCCTCACCAGTTTCCATGGTTCATCTGGCTGATATGCTGAACTTCTCTGGAAAAAAG GTGGTGACAGCGGCAGCAACTGTCCCCTTCCCCTTGGTCCCAGGCCAGTCCCTTCCTGATGCCCTGGTGCAGCTTGGAGGAGCCACGGCATGGACCCCACTGTCTGCATGTGGGGATCCTTCTGGAACACGCTGCTTTGCCCAGTCAGTGGTGCTGAGGGGTCTAGACAGAGCATGCCACACCAG TCAGCTCGCCCCAGGGACACCTCTGCCTTCGCCACTCCATGCCTGCAGCACTGGGGAAGACGTCTTGGCCCAGTACttacagcagcagcagcccagaGTCAGGAG CTCTGCCCACCTGCTGCTGGCACCCTGCAAGGTGGCTCCTCCGTAcccctgcctcttctccccaAGCCTCAGCCGGCACGGTTTGGTTCTGGATGGCCCGCCATCTGGGGCAGGTACGTGGGCGGCGAACGTACAGGGGAGATGTCACTCTATGCCTGCCCAGAGGAAGGCACTGAAGTCCACAGGTAAACATCCCTTTATTCACTTGATGGCTCCCGAGGGGAGTGGCCTTCCTCTGGAGCACTGGCCTGCCAAGGAGACAGCACACAGAATTCACGGGGTTCATGCCCCAGCCAGGTCTGTCTGGGCAGCAGAGCCCAAGGTAGGAACACCACTGGcaggctcccctttctctccctccataGCCGTGGAGAGCATCCCAGTGCTTGgggccctctgctcctcttccacCTTGAGCCGGACCCTCGGAGACTTGGCTAGAGATCTCAGCAAACTGGATGTGCGGCGCTGGGCCAGCTTCATGGATGCCGGAGTGGAGCAGGGAGACGTGGACGAGGCGTTGCAGGAGCTGGGCAGTCTGGCCCAGTGCTACCAGGGTGGGGACGGGCTCGTGGACTAA
- the MSTO1 gene encoding protein misato homolog 1 isoform X1, with amino-acid sequence MAGGAREVLTLQLGHFSGFVGAHWWNQQDAALCAPTDAKEPPGELCPDVLYRAGRTPHGQETYTPRLILMDLKGSLSSLKQEGGLYGDRQLDAAIAWQGKLTTHKEELYPQNPYLQDLLSAEGVLSSDGIWRVKSIPNGKGPPPLTAAIAPKLLIPTESSIRVWSDFLRVHLHPRSICMIQKYNHDGEAGRLEAFGQGESILKEPRYLEELEDRLHFYVEECDYLQGFQILCDLHNGFSGVGAKATELLQDEYSGRGIITWGLLPGPYSLGEPQKNIYRLLNTAFGLVHMSAHSSLVCPLSLGGSLGLRPEPPVTFPHLHYDATLPFHCAAILATALDTVTVPYRLRSSPVSMVHLADMLNFSGKKVVTAAATVPFPLVPGQSLPDALVQLGGATAWTPLSACGDPSGTRCFAQSVVLRGLDRACHTSQLAPGTPLPSPLHACSTGEDVLAQYLQQQQPRVRSSAHLLLAPCKVAPPYPCLFSPSLSRHGLVLDGPPSGAGTWAANVQGRCHSMPAQRKALKSTGKHPFIHLMAPEGSGLPLEHWPAKETAHRIHGVHAPARSVWAAEPKVGTPLAGSPFSPSIAVESIPVLGALCSSSTLSRTLGDLARDLSKLDVRRWASFMDAGVEQGDVDEALQELGSLAQCYQGGDGLVD; translated from the exons ATGGCGGGCGGGGCCCGGGAGGTGCTCACGCTGCAGTTGGGCCACTTCTCGGGTTTCGTGGGAGCGCACTGGTGGAACCAGCAG gatgctgcgcTGTGCGCCCCGACCGATGCCAAGGAGCCGCCCGGGGAGCTGTGCCCCGACGTCCTGTACCGGGCCGGCCGGACGCCGCACGGCCAGGAGACCTACACGCCCAGACTCATCCTCATGGATCTGAAGG GAAGTCTGAGCTCCCTAAAACAAGAAGGTGGCCTCTACGGGGACAGACAGCTAGATGCAGCGATAGCATG GCAGGGAAAGCTCACCACACACAAAGAGGAACTCTATCCCCAAAACCCTTACCTTCAGGACCTTCTGAGTGCGGAG GGAGTGCTGAGTAGTGATGGTATCTGGAGGGTCAAATCCATTCCCAATGGCAAAG GTCCCCCACCACTCACCGCTGCTATAGCCCCCAAACTACTTATCCCCACAGAGAGCAGCATCAGGGTTTGGTCAGATTTCCTCCGCGTCCACCTCCATCCCCGGAGCATCTGTATGATTCAGAAGTACAACCACGATGG GGAAGCAGGTCGCCTGGAGGCTTTTGGCCAAGGTGAGAGTATCCTGAAGGAGCCCAGGTACCTGGAAGAGCTGGAGGACAGACTGCATTTCTACGTGGAGGAATGTGACTACCTGCAG GGTTTCCAGATCCTATGTGACCTGCACAATGGCTTCTCTGGGGTAGGCGCAAAGGCCACAGAGTTGCTACAGGACGAGTATTCAGGGCGGGGCATAATAACCTGGGGCCTGCTCCCTGGTCCCTACAGTCTTGGG gagccccagaaaaaCATCTATCGTCTGCTGAACACAGCTTTCGGCCTGGTGCACATGTCTGCTCACAGCTCTCTGGTCTGCCCCTTGTCATTGGGCGGGAGCCTGGGGCTGCGACCTGAGCCTCCAGTCACCTTCCCTCACCTGCATTATGAC GCCACTCTGCCCTTCCACTGTGCTGCCATTCTGGCTACAGCCCTGGACACAGTCACTGTTCCTTACCGCCTACGTTCCTCACCAGTTTCCATGGTTCATCTGGCTGATATGCTGAACTTCTCTGGAAAAAAG GTGGTGACAGCGGCAGCAACTGTCCCCTTCCCCTTGGTCCCAGGCCAGTCCCTTCCTGATGCCCTGGTGCAGCTTGGAGGAGCCACGGCATGGACCCCACTGTCTGCATGTGGGGATCCTTCTGGAACACGCTGCTTTGCCCAGTCAGTGGTGCTGAGGGGTCTAGACAGAGCATGCCACACCAG TCAGCTCGCCCCAGGGACACCTCTGCCTTCGCCACTCCATGCCTGCAGCACTGGGGAAGACGTCTTGGCCCAGTACttacagcagcagcagcccagaGTCAGGAG CTCTGCCCACCTGCTGCTGGCACCCTGCAAGGTGGCTCCTCCGTAcccctgcctcttctccccaAGCCTCAGCCGGCACGGTTTGGTTCTGGATGGCCCGCCATCTGGGGCAGGTACGTGGGCGGCGAACGTACAGGGGAGATGTCACTCTATGCCTGCCCAGAGGAAGGCACTGAAGTCCACAGGTAAACATCCCTTTATTCACTTGATGGCTCCCGAGGGGAGTGGCCTTCCTCTGGAGCACTGGCCTGCCAAGGAGACAGCACACAGAATTCACGGGGTTCATGCCCCAGCCAGGTCTGTCTGGGCAGCAGAGCCCAAGGTAGGAACACCACTGGcaggctcccctttctctccctccataGCCGTGGAGAGCATCCCAGTGCTTGgggccctctgctcctcttccacCTTGAGCCGGACCCTCGGAGACTTGGCTAGAGATCTCAGCAAACTGGATGTGCGGCGCTGGGCCAGCTTCATGGATGCCGGAGTGGAGCAGGGAGACGTGGACGAGGCGTTGCAGGAGCTGGGCAGTCTGGCCCAGTGCTACCAGGGTGGGGACGGGCTCGTGGACTAA